One genomic window of Hyperolius riggenbachi isolate aHypRig1 chromosome 7, aHypRig1.pri, whole genome shotgun sequence includes the following:
- the LOC137525449 gene encoding apoptosis-associated speck-like protein containing a CARD isoform X1 yields the protein MARTVRDVLITALEELTGSSFKKFRNKLNDWTIKEGYSKIPRGRLEKADPDDAVDLIRSYYKDDYGAELTLAVLDAINEKQVAEDLKKDLQTVTGSGCTTKPKGPEPTDDVSSSSASLPKEIHFIDKHREALVSRHCNVSGLLDPLLTKELLSYEQYDKIRSKGTSQEQMRELYVCSRSWGKADKDFFYQVLKDINGPLVRDL from the exons ATGGCGAGAACCGTGAGAGATGTCCTAATAACCGCCCTGGAGGAATTGACCGGCAGCAGCTTCAAGAAGTTCCGCAACAAGCTGAATGATTGGACGATTAAGGAGGGCTACAGCAAGATCCCCAGAGGAAGGCTAGAGAAAGCAGACCCTGATGATGCTGTGGACCTGATCCGCAGTTACTACAAGGATGACTATGGGGCTGAGCTAACTCTGGCTGTCCTGGATGCCATCAATGAGAAGCAAGTGGCTGAGGACCTCAAGAAAGATCTGCAAACTG TGACCGGCTCTGGATGTACCACAAAACCCAAAGGGCCGGAACCTACAGATGATG TTTCTTCCTCATCTGCCTCACTACCAAAGGAGATACACTTTATAGATAAACACCGAGAAGCTCTGGTCAGCCGACATTGTAATGTGTCTGGTCTCCTGGACCCTCTTCTGACCAAGGAGCTGCTGTCTTACGAGCAGTATGACAAGATACGGAGCAAAGGAACTTCTCAGGAGCAGATGAGAGAGCTCTATGTTTGCAGCAGAAGCTGGGGGAAGGCTGATAAGGATTTCTTCTACCAAGTCCTAAAGGATATCAATGGCCCTTTGGTCAGAGATCTATAG
- the LOC137525449 gene encoding apoptosis-associated speck-like protein containing a CARD isoform X2 has translation MARTVRDVLITALEELTGSSFKKFRNKLNDWTIKEGYSKIPRGRLEKADPDDAVDLIRSYYKDDYGAELTLAVLDAINEKQVAEDLKKDLQTVSSSSASLPKEIHFIDKHREALVSRHCNVSGLLDPLLTKELLSYEQYDKIRSKGTSQEQMRELYVCSRSWGKADKDFFYQVLKDINGPLVRDL, from the exons ATGGCGAGAACCGTGAGAGATGTCCTAATAACCGCCCTGGAGGAATTGACCGGCAGCAGCTTCAAGAAGTTCCGCAACAAGCTGAATGATTGGACGATTAAGGAGGGCTACAGCAAGATCCCCAGAGGAAGGCTAGAGAAAGCAGACCCTGATGATGCTGTGGACCTGATCCGCAGTTACTACAAGGATGACTATGGGGCTGAGCTAACTCTGGCTGTCCTGGATGCCATCAATGAGAAGCAAGTGGCTGAGGACCTCAAGAAAGATCTGCAAACTG TTTCTTCCTCATCTGCCTCACTACCAAAGGAGATACACTTTATAGATAAACACCGAGAAGCTCTGGTCAGCCGACATTGTAATGTGTCTGGTCTCCTGGACCCTCTTCTGACCAAGGAGCTGCTGTCTTACGAGCAGTATGACAAGATACGGAGCAAAGGAACTTCTCAGGAGCAGATGAGAGAGCTCTATGTTTGCAGCAGAAGCTGGGGGAAGGCTGATAAGGATTTCTTCTACCAAGTCCTAAAGGATATCAATGGCCCTTTGGTCAGAGATCTATAG